In Meiothermus sp. QL-1, the sequence TATAGCGGTTGTAGACAGCGGTGCCAAGGATGACCGAGACCAGGAAGAAGGTCAGGAAGACCTCCATCATGAGGGCCTGGACCGCCGAGTAGGCCTCGCCTGGGGCGGGGGTCCCCTCAAACACCGCCTCTCCGCCGTATAAAGCCCCTACAAAAAAGGCGGCCACCAGGCCACCCAAGAGCTGGACCCCCCAGTAGCCCAAAGCCTCCGCCCAGGAGGTCCGCCCGGAGAGGAGCAGGGCAAAGGTCACCGCAGGGTTGAAATGGGCCCCGGACACCGGTCCCAGCGCCGCTACCGATAGGCCCACCGCCAGCCCCGGGGCCAGGGCCACCACCACGGGGTCGCTGCCCTGGGTGGCCGCGATGGCCCCAAGGGCCACAAAGCACAGGGTAAAAACGCCCAGAAACTCTGCCAGCATCGCACGGAGATTCATCGCCGCCTCCTCTTCGGAACCTTAGGGCAGGTTAACATAGCCTCGTGTGGTTGCGCCTTAAGCGAGTCTACCAGGCTTTTTTACCCCACCGAGCCCGGCCCGACGACGCCTGGGCGCTGAGCGAGCTGCGGGTGGAGGAGGCCCATCTCTACCAGGCCATGGACCCCCGCGACCGGGAGCACGCGGTGCGGGTGGCCCAGCGCCTCCTCGAGCGCTATCCCGAGGCCCCCAGCTTTGTGGTGCGGGCCGCTTTGCTCCACGACTGCGGCAAGGCCCTGAGGCCCTACCGCCCCCTCGAGCGCATCCTGAGCGGGCTGGTGCCCCTGGAGGTGCCCATCGAACCCTTGCAAAAGGGCCTCCTTGGGGCCTGGCAGATCCGCCAGCACCACCCCGAGTACGGCGCGGCCCGCATCCTGGACCCTGAGGTGGCCCAGCTTGTGCGGGAGCACCACCAGCCCCAAAGCCTCTGGGCCCAGCGGCTGCGCGAGGTGGACGAGGCCTTCTAGAAGCGCTCGGTTACGCTTTTCATCTGCAGGAAGTTGAGCAGGTAGTCGGGCCCCCCGGCCTTGGTGTCGGTTCCCGAGAGATTGAAGCCGCCAAACGGCTGCACCCCCACCAAGGCCCCGGTAATCTTGCGGTTGAAGTAGAGGTTGCCCACGTGGAACTCCTTGCGGGCCCGCTCCAGCCGCTCCCGCCGGCGCGAGAAAACCCCCCCAGTCAGGCCGTAGCGGGTGTTGTTGGCCACCTCGAGGGCGGCCTCGAAGTCCGGAACCCGGATGACCGAGAGCACCGGGCCAAAAATCTCCTCCTGGGCGATGCGGGCCTCGGGCGCAACCTGGTCAAAAACCGTGGGGGCCACAAAGAAGCCGCTGCCCTCGAGCCGCCGCCCCCCCAGAAGCAGCCGCCCCTCCTGCCGCCCCAGCTCGATGTAGGAGAGCACCGTCTCCTCCTGCTTCTGGCTGGCCAACGGCCCCAGGTCGGGGTTCTCCTCAGCGGGGCCCACCACCAGCGCCTCAGTGCGGTTCAGCACCTCTTCCAGCAACAGGTCGTAGATGCCATCCACCACAATGAGCCTCGAGGCCGCCGAGCACTTCTGCCCCTGGAAACCAAAGGCACTCTGCACGGTGGCCTGGGCTGCGGCGGCCAGGTCGGCGCTCTCGTCCACGATGATTGCGTCCTTTCCCCCGAGCTCCAGGAAGACCCGCTTGATCCATAGCTGGCCCGGGGCCAGCCTGGCAGCCTGCTCGTTGATCTGGAGGCCCACCTCGAGCGAGCCCGTGAAATTGATGAAGCGGGTGCGGGGGTGGCGCACCAGGTAGGCCCCCACCTCGCTGCCCTCGCCCGGCAGGTAGTTGGCCACCCCGGGGGGCAGGCCGGCCTCTTCCAGGACCTCAAAGAGCTTGGCCGCGGTCACCACCGTGTCCTCGGCGGGCTTCACCACCACCGTGTTGCCCACCACGATGGGCGCGACGGTCATACCGGTGAGGATGGCCAGGGGGAAGTTCCAGGGGGCGATGACCACCCCGGCCCCCAGGGGGATGTAGAAGGCCTCGTTGTCCTCGCCAGGGTAGGGCAGAACCGGGGCCCCGTCCTTGTACTTGAGGGCCGAGATGGCGTAGTAGCGCAGGAAATCGATGGCCTCGGCCACATCCGCGGCAGCCTCGGTCCAGTTCTTGCCGATTTCATAGACCAGCCAGGCCTCCAGCTCCCGCTGGCGGCGCTTCATGATCTGAGCGGCCTTCAGAAGGAGACGGCTGCGGTGCTCCTGGGGCCAGTCGCGCCAGGCCCTGAAAGCCTGCCAGGCTGCCTCCAGCGCAGCGTCGGCCTCAGCAATTCCGGCCTTGGCGCTCTGGCCCACCACCTCTATGGGGTTGGAGGGGTTGGTGGAGACGATGCTCGAGGGGGTATCTACCCGCTCACCCCCGATGATTAGGGGGTAGTATCGGCCAAACTGTGCCCTCACCTCGGCCAAGGCCTTGCGCATGGCCTCAAAGGCCTCGGGGCTTTGAAAGGTCTCGATGGGTTCGGGGCGGTAGGGTTCGGGGGTCATAGGGCTCCTTTCCAGCGCCGGGGCTACCCCGGCAAAAGGCTGCGGGCCACAAAGAGGAGATTCTCCGGCCGCTCGGCGATGCGACGGGAAAAGTAGGGGTACCAGTCGGTACCGTAGGGCACGTAGGCCCGCACCGTGTAGCCCTCCTGGGCCAGCCTTTTCTGCTCGGCCGGGCGCACCCCATAGAGCATCTGGAACTCAAAGCGCTCCCGCTCAATACCCCGTTCGGCCGTCCAGCGCTTCATCTCCTCAATTATGCGCGGGTCGTGGGTGGCAATGGCTGTGGGCAAGCCCTTCTCCAGCGCTTTCTTGGCCAAGAGAAGGAACTGCGCGTCCACCAGCCGCTTGTCCTGAAAGGCCACCGCAGGCGGCTCCCGATAGGCCCCCTTGACGATCCTCACCGGCGTGCCCAAGGGAACCAGCGCTTCTAAGTCGCGCTCGCTGCGCTTGAGGTAGCTCTGCAGCACCACCCCAAGCCCCTCGTGGCCGGCCTCCCGCAGCCGCCGGTAAATTCGCAGGGTGGCCTCCACCCGGGGGCTGTCCTCCATGTCGATGCGCACAAAGCAGCCGGCCCGCTCGGCCTCGCGCACCACCCCCTCGAGCAGCTCCAGGGCCAGCTCTTCCCCCAGGTCCAGCCCAAGCTGGGTGAGCTTGAGGGATAGGTAGCGGGGGTAGGGCCGCGCCGCCAGGGCCTGCACCAGCCGGATGAGCTCCTGCTGGAATCTTCGCGCCTCGGCCTCGGTGCGCACCATCTCGCCCAAAAGATCCAGGATGGCGTGCACTCCCTCCCGCTCCAGCGCCTCCACCGCCGCCAGGGCCTCTTCCAGGGTATCCCCGGCTACAAATCGGCGGGCCAGGCGACGGGCCCGGCTGCGCACCAGGGCCTCTATGCGGGGGTTCTGGGCCACGGCCAGCACAAAGGCGCGGTAGCTGTGATTCAGGTCCATGCTTCCTCCTGGGCGGAAAGCCTCTGGGCGACCAGGTCGCGAAAGTAGAAGACGTGCGCCCGGGCCGCCTGGGCTGCCCGCTCCGGGTCGCGGGACTTGAGCGCTGCAAGGATGGCGCGGTGCTGGGCCTGGGTGGTGGGGTGCTGGGAGAGGGCGCGCTGGAAGCCCCGCACCAAAGCTAAGCTCGAGCGCAGCTCCTCGTAGATGCGGGCCAGGGTCTTGTGGTGGGCTGCGGCCACCAAGGTGGTGTGGAACTCGAGGTCCACCTGCATCTGGCGGGTGTGGTCGTCTTTGGGGAGGCCCTCCAGGGTGGACAGCAGCGCCTCCAGGACCCCCAGCTCGGCCTGGCTGGCCCTCTCCGCCGCCAGGGCGGCGGCCTCCCCTTCAAGCAAGGCCCGCACCTCGTAGACCTCCCGCACCTCCTCGAGCAAAAGCACCCGCACCCGGGCCCCCCGGCCAGGCACCAGCTCCACCAGCCCCTCCTGGGCCAGCCGCTGCAAGGCCTCGCGCACCGGCGTGCGGCTGACGCCCAGGCTCTGGGCCAGCTCCGGCTCGAGGATGCGGGTGCCCGGCGGCAGCAGGCCCTGCAAAATGTCCTCGCGCAGGCGGATGTAGGCGGCCTCGCGCAGCGAGCGTGGGCGCTGGAGGGCCGTCATGTATACAGTATACACCAGCCCGCACAGCAACCCGGTTGACACCCGGGGGGGTTTGCCAGGAGCCTGGGGGCATGCGGCTTTACTGGGAGCAACCCTACCAGTCCAGCTTCGAGGCCCGGGTGCTGCGGGCCTGGAGCG encodes:
- a CDS encoding MIP/aquaporin family protein, whose amino-acid sequence is MNLRAMLAEFLGVFTLCFVALGAIAATQGSDPVVVALAPGLAVGLSVAALGPVSGAHFNPAVTFALLLSGRTSWAEALGYWGVQLLGGLVAAFFVGALYGGEAVFEGTPAPGEAYSAVQALMMEVFLTFFLVSVILGTAVYNRYTFAGLAIGLAVTMAILVGAPISEAAMNPARVLGPALIGGEWSAHWVYWLGPLVGAGLAAFVYEFLYPRANL
- a CDS encoding proline dehydrogenase; its protein translation is MDLNHSYRAFVLAVAQNPRIEALVRSRARRLARRFVAGDTLEEALAAVEALEREGVHAILDLLGEMVRTEAEARRFQQELIRLVQALAARPYPRYLSLKLTQLGLDLGEELALELLEGVVREAERAGCFVRIDMEDSPRVEATLRIYRRLREAGHEGLGVVLQSYLKRSERDLEALVPLGTPVRIVKGAYREPPAVAFQDKRLVDAQFLLLAKKALEKGLPTAIATHDPRIIEEMKRWTAERGIERERFEFQMLYGVRPAEQKRLAQEGYTVRAYVPYGTDWYPYFSRRIAERPENLLFVARSLLPG
- a CDS encoding GntR family transcriptional regulator; translated protein: MTALQRPRSLREAAYIRLREDILQGLLPPGTRILEPELAQSLGVSRTPVREALQRLAQEGLVELVPGRGARVRVLLLEEVREVYEVRALLEGEAAALAAERASQAELGVLEALLSTLEGLPKDDHTRQMQVDLEFHTTLVAAAHHKTLARIYEELRSSLALVRGFQRALSQHPTTQAQHRAILAALKSRDPERAAQAARAHVFYFRDLVAQRLSAQEEAWT
- the pruA gene encoding L-glutamate gamma-semialdehyde dehydrogenase, whose protein sequence is MTPEPYRPEPIETFQSPEAFEAMRKALAEVRAQFGRYYPLIIGGERVDTPSSIVSTNPSNPIEVVGQSAKAGIAEADAALEAAWQAFRAWRDWPQEHRSRLLLKAAQIMKRRQRELEAWLVYEIGKNWTEAAADVAEAIDFLRYYAISALKYKDGAPVLPYPGEDNEAFYIPLGAGVVIAPWNFPLAILTGMTVAPIVVGNTVVVKPAEDTVVTAAKLFEVLEEAGLPPGVANYLPGEGSEVGAYLVRHPRTRFINFTGSLEVGLQINEQAARLAPGQLWIKRVFLELGGKDAIIVDESADLAAAAQATVQSAFGFQGQKCSAASRLIVVDGIYDLLLEEVLNRTEALVVGPAEENPDLGPLASQKQEETVLSYIELGRQEGRLLLGGRRLEGSGFFVAPTVFDQVAPEARIAQEEIFGPVLSVIRVPDFEAALEVANNTRYGLTGGVFSRRRERLERARKEFHVGNLYFNRKITGALVGVQPFGGFNLSGTDTKAGGPDYLLNFLQMKSVTERF
- a CDS encoding HD domain-containing protein, producing MWLRLKRVYQAFLPHRARPDDAWALSELRVEEAHLYQAMDPRDREHAVRVAQRLLERYPEAPSFVVRAALLHDCGKALRPYRPLERILSGLVPLEVPIEPLQKGLLGAWQIRQHHPEYGAARILDPEVAQLVREHHQPQSLWAQRLREVDEAF